One segment of Falco rusticolus isolate bFalRus1 chromosome 3, bFalRus1.pri, whole genome shotgun sequence DNA contains the following:
- the SNAI2 gene encoding zinc finger protein SNAI2, with amino-acid sequence MPRSFLVKKHFNSSKKPNYSELDTHTVIISPYLYESYPVPIIPQPEILSSVAYNPITVWTTTGLLPSPLPNDLSPLSGYPSSLGRVSPPPPSDTSSKDHSGSESPISDEEERIQSKLSDPHAIEAEKFQCSLCNKTYSTFSGLAKHKQLHCDAQSRKSFSCKYCDKEYVSLGALKMHIRTHTLPCVCKICGKAFSRPWLLQGHIRTHTGEKPFSCPHCNRAFADRSNLRAHLQTHSDVKKYQCKNCSKTFSRMSLLHKHEESGCCVAH; translated from the exons ATGCCACGCTCCTTCCTGGTCAAGAAACATTTCAATTCGTCCAAGAAGCCGAATTACAGCGAGCTGGACACTCACACAG tgATTATATCCCCATACCTATATGAAAGCTATCCGGTCCCTATCATACCACAGCCAGAGATCCTGAGCTCAGTAGCTTACAATCCCATTACTGTGTGGACTACAACTGGGCTGCTACCATCTCCGCTACCCAACGACCTCTCTCCGCTTTCTGGATACCCCTCATCTTTGGGAAGAGTCAGCCCACCTCCACCTTCTGACACCTCCTCCAAAGATCACAGTGGTTCAGAAAGTCCCATTAGTGATGAAGAAGAGAGAATCCAGTCCAAGCTTTCAGACCCCCATGCAATTGAAGCCGAAAAGTTTCAGTGCAGTTTATGCAACAAGACCTATTCCACTTTCTCTGGGTTGGCCAAACACAAGCAGCTGCACTGTGATGCCCAGTCTAGGAAATCGTTCAGCTGCAAGTACTGTGACAAGGAGTATGTCAGCCTGGGAGCGCTTAAGATGCACATCAGGACCCACACGCTACCTTGTGTCTGCAAGATCTGCGGCAAGGCTTTCTCTAGACCCTGGCTACTTCAAGGACACATTAGAACTCACACTG GAGAGAAGCCGTTTTCCTGTCCTCACTGCAACAGGGCTTTTGCAGACAGATCCAATCTGAGGGCTCACCTGCAGACCCACTCAGATGTGAAGAAATACCAGTGCAAAAATTGCTCCAAAACATTCTCCAGAATGTCTCTTCTGCACAAACATGAGGAATCTGGCTGCTGTGTAGCACACTGA